The genome window GCCGTGTCCGGCTCCGGAGGTCTGCGGGCCCGTCTCGTCGAGGCCCGGCGGGTCCGTCCCGCTCAGGCCCGGCGGGTCCGCCCGCCGCGGCGCGTCGAACTCGACGCGCCGCCGAAGAGCCGGGCCAGGGCCCGGAACGGCA of Streptomyces phaeolivaceus contains these proteins:
- a CDS encoding LPFR motif small protein, encoding MFRAIADVLRQIGGAIATVVTLPFRALARLFGGASSSTRRGGRTRRA